The sequence GCCGGTGTACAGGACGTCGTCGACCAGGACCACGGTCGTGTGCTCGATCGCGGTGGGGAACCGCGTCCGGCCGAGGGGGAGCGGCCCGGTGCGCGCGTAGTCGTCGCGGTACAGCGTGACGTCGAGCAGGCCGTGGGGCACCTCGACGCCCTCGATCTGCGCGATCCGGGTGGCCAGCCGCTCGGCGAGCGGGACCCCCCGGGTCTGGATGCCCATCAGCACCAGCCCCTCGGCACCGTGGTGGTGCTCGACGATCTCATGGGCGATGCGGGACACCGCGCGGCCGACGTCCGCAGCGGACATCACCTGGGTCACGTGTGCGGCTCCTTCCCGGGCTCACTGGCCCGGCTTAAAGGGGCGTTCGGGATCGCGCGGCAGCGTACCAGCCGCTCCC comes from Euzebya sp. and encodes:
- the pyrR gene encoding bifunctional pyr operon transcriptional regulator/uracil phosphoribosyltransferase PyrR is translated as MSAADVGRAVSRIAHEIVEHHHGAEGLVLMGIQTRGVPLAERLATRIAQIEGVEVPHGLLDVTLYRDDYARTGPLPLGRTRFPTAIEHTTVVLVDDVLYTGRTIRAAMDAVMDSGRPDAIRLAVLVDRGHRELPIRADHVGKNLPTSRAADVQVHLQEVDGADEVLVIEPAREASA